From a region of the Panicum virgatum strain AP13 chromosome 2K, P.virgatum_v5, whole genome shotgun sequence genome:
- the LOC120667213 gene encoding uncharacterized protein LOC120667213, with protein sequence MLPDLAPSTPAAAAAEVVEVERPWPPPIRMKLAPYAMYRVFSAGPAGEKLGCAYVALHFALYAARALALSPVAERAAFWSPVHAALQCLCYAATALVACAFIRWYMAVDGVYVVEFDPPPELLAVGAVAAAAEQVQPPSPPPPAMDMC encoded by the coding sequence ATGCTTCCCGATCTGGCTCCTTCCactcccgccgcggcggcggcggaggtggtggaggtggagcggccgtggccgccgccgatcAGGATGAAGCTCGCGCCCTACGCCATGTACCGCGTGTTCAGCGCGGGCCCGGCCGGGGAGAAGCTCGGCTGCGCCTACGTGGCGCTCCACTTCGCGCTCTACGCCGCCAGGGCGCTCGCCCTCTCGCCGGTCGCCGAGCGGGCCGCGTTCTGGTCCCCCGTCCACGCCGCGCTCCAGTGCCTCTGCTACGCCGCCACGGCGCTCGTCGCGTGCGCCTTCATCCGCTGGTACATGGCCGTCGACGGGGTCTATGTCGTCGAGTTCgatccgccgccggagctgctggcggtgggtgcggtggcggcggcggcggagcaggtgcAGCCCCCgtccccgcctcctccggcgatgGACATGTGTTAG